In a single window of the Aquarana catesbeiana isolate 2022-GZ linkage group LG13, ASM4218655v1, whole genome shotgun sequence genome:
- the LOC141116640 gene encoding Fc receptor-like protein 3, giving the protein MCYLVGYAVRPVVTFNPNWHKIFTTESLTMTCNVRSPIPADKSYTWYKDNNLIYTGQSFVIVNAAQHYSGNYQCKGSNTDRSDSVRLEVSHDWVILQTPLYIHEGDDVTLRCHHYPGYPAGMTIFTKDNTVIRNWGTDSVFRITNISIDRSGKYTCTKEVYRGAPEYSEVSISVKELFRAPEIKVKPNPVLEGDYMTLTCDTSLSPHRQTDLQFAFYRDQLTVQNFTLSNQYGAEMAQLKDSGKYYCEAKTLKSNVKKRSDELNIEIYELFTDLEIKVSPNPIEEGDNITLTCLIRPSLFISATDVQFAFQRNGQNVQEFGSSNKYGIPFAKLEDSGSYICEVRRSANGLTKKKKEINVHIQELFSHPEIVMNPDFPKEGNKVILTCNTSINTLRNYTELQFAFYQNEKNVQKFNSSHQYIIPLAQLEDSGNYSCEARTLYNGMKKISAVVSVVIQGTISTYLLIICSVTLLLLILAILGFLYMFRQRPSVNNQDPMTGAPLRADEGEVNNPIYSAVRPKSMRRLAAAQEMSDEPESIYQNI; this is encoded by the exons ATGTGCTACCTTGTAGGATATGCAGTGAGACCTGTAGTGACCTTCAACCCAAACTGGCACAAGATCTTCACAACTGAGTCTCTAACAATGACCTGTAATGTGAGGTCACCTATTCCAGCAGATAAGAGCTACACCTGGTACAAGGATAATAATCTGATATACACAGGACAAAGCTTTGTTATTGTAAATGCAGCACAACATTACAGTGGAAATTACCAGTGTAAAGGCTCCAATACTGACAGAAGTGACTCCGTCAGACTGGAGGTCAGTCATG ACTGGGTGATCCTGCAGACTCCTCTCTACATTCATGAAGGTGACGATGTGACTCTGAGATGTCACCATTATCCCGGATATCCTGCAGGAATGACGATATTTACCAAGGATAACACTGTAATAAGAAACTGGGGAACTGATTCTGTATTCCGTATTACAAACATAAGTATTGATAGATCTGGTAAATATACATGTACAAAAGAGGTCTATAGAGGTGCTCCGGAGTACTCAGAAGTATCTATTTCTGTCAAAG AACTATTCAGAGCTCCTGAAATAAAAGTGAAGCCAAACCCAGTGCTGGAAGGAGATTACATGACCCTGACATGTGACACGAGTCTCAGCCCACACAGACAGACGGATCTTCAATTTGCTTTCTACAGAGATCAACTGACTGTTCAGAATTTCACTTTATCTAATCAATATGGAGCTGAAATGGCTCAGCTGAAGGACTCTGGGaaatattattgtgaagcaaaaactTTAAAAAGTAATGTGAAAAAGAGAAGCGACGAGTTGAATATTGAAATATATG AGCTCTTTACTGACCTGGAAATCAAAGTATCCCCAAACCCAATAGAAGAAGGAGACAATATTACACTGACATGTCTTATCAGACCTTCTCTATTCATATCAGCCACAGACGTGCAGTTTGCTTTCCAAAGAAATGGACAGAACGTTCAGGAATTTGGTTCTTCCAATAAATATGGAATCCCATTTGCTAAATTGGAAGACTCTGGGTCTTATATCTGTGAGGTCAGAAGGTCAGCCAATGGTTTAACTAAGAAGAAAAAAGAGATAAATGTCCACATACAAG AGCTCTTCTCTCACCCGGAAATTGTAATGAACCCAGATTTCCCTAAAGAAGGCAACAAAGTTATTCTAACATGTAACACGAGTATTAACACATTAAGAAACTACACTGAACTGCAGTTTGCATTCTACCAGAATGAAAAGAATGTTCAGAAATTTAATTCATCACATCAATATATAATCCCATTGGCTCAACTGGAGGACTCTGGGAATTATTCCTGTGAAGCAAGAACTCTATACAATGGGATGAAGAAAATAAGTGCAGTAGTAAGTGTGGTCATTCAAG GAACCATTAGCACATATCTTCTTATAATTTGCTCGGTAACTCTACTTCTTCTCATCCTTGCTATCCTGGGGTTCCTCTACATGTTCCGTCAACGTCCTTCTGTAAACAACCAAGACCCAATGACAG GTGCTCCACTGAGGGCAGATGAAGGAGAAGTAAAT aatccTATCTACTCTGCTGTGAGGCCCAAATCTATGCGTCGTTTGGCGGCCGCCCAAGAAATGTCCGATGAGCCAGAAAGCATCTATCAGAACATCTAA